The sequence AGCTGTCGGGGAATGACACTACCAGTGGGTTCCCCAATATTAACCGGATGGCCTTCTTACTTTTACCAGCCATCTTGGGAGCACTCCGCGGTCTAGGGTCTGTATCTGCATCTTCACCGTCTCGGGATACAGGCCATGTATCCAGACACACGTGTCATCTTTCGGATAGGCGGATCAGCCGCCGCTAAAAGCCACAGTTCACGATAGCAGGTTCGGATCCACGGCCTGCACCTGGCAAATCTAAAATCGGTGTCGCAGCGCCAACCGGAATCCAATCTGCTTGTTCGTCGCAGACGGGCTGAATCCGCTGATCGAGGCCACTGCCGGCTGACCGAGCGAATCGCGGCCGCTTGCGCGCTGCATGACAGCGAAGGCATAGACATCGGTGCGTTTCGACAGGTTGTAGTCGCCCCCAAAGTCGAGCTGCAGGTACTTGGCGCCGCCATCGCCATCGACCGAGTTCCGCTTCGTGTAGTCAAACGCGGTTCCGAACAGCAGTGTCGGACTAACCCGTGAACTGACGCTGAGTTCGACATTCGTAAACTCGGCGGTGCCGGTATAACCGAGCGGATTCGGCCCTGACGACGAACCTAGCGACTCGAAGCGCGTGTTCGTGACGACCACGCCAAAAGTGGTTTGACTGACCGCATACGCAGCGCCGAGACCGGCGATCTGCTGCGTCTTCGCCGATGCATAGCCGGCAAAAACAGGATTCATTTGCGCAGACGTTGTCGTACCGAACGCACCCATGTTGTCGACCGTAACGCCGCCCTTGTTCGGGGTGTTTCCGAAAAACGAAATGTTCGGGTCGCGCGCGTTCAGATACCCCACTCCGATGGTAATGGGGCCACCGGAATAACCCGCACCCGCGGACCAGATCTGATCCTGCGTGACGTTGCCCGCTGCGCCGCCGAAGCTGTAGGCCGCTTCCGCACTGAAGCCCCGATAGTTGAGCGTGGCGAACTTGATCGCGTTGTTGATCCGGTTCGTGTTCGCAAGGTTGTCGAGGTCATCCGGATGCGTCCCCATGTACCCGGCCCATTGTCCGACAACGGCAAGCGGCTGCAGATAATCCACGTACGGGTCGTACTGCCGGCCGAGTTTGACGGTTCCCACGTTATTCTGCAGGCCGACGTAGACCTGTCTTCCGAATTCGGCTCCGCCCTGCGCGAGCGCACCGTTGTTCGCGTTGAAACCGTTCTCCAACACGAACAACGCCTTCAGTCCGCCGCCGAGGTCCTCCACCCCTCGCACCCCCCAGCGACTGCCGCTCATGCCTGTCGAGGTGCCGTCTGTCAGTGCGAATTGATGTCCGCCCGTGAGCCCCCGACCTGCTCGTCCCGTCTGTGTGTTGTTCACGTAAGTGACGCCAAGATCCAAAATGCCATAGAGACTGACTGAACTTTGCGCATGGGCCGAGCAAGCAACACCGCCTAGGAAAATGGCGGAACAAATCCGTTTCATGAAAAGTCTCCACTTTAATTAGTTATGCTACTTTTATGAATGCCGCTTTGACGGCACTTTACGATTACAGATATTAGGCAGGGGCGGCAGCTAGTCCAGCGGTCAACACGCTACTTGCAAGCCCACCACTCCGGGCGCCGGAGGGCACGCAACGGACCTCAGGAACGCGCAGCATGCTAGGGTTGCGCCGGTGGTCGACGCGACGCCAAGAACGCATCAAGGCTGAGAGCGCCCGCACCAAGCACGATCACTTGCAGGAAGCCACCCACAATCGCAATGTTCTTCAGCAGATTGATCACCTGATGGGAATCGGACAGGTTGTTATGGAACGCCAGCCCCGTCACCAGCGTGAATATCGCCATGACGGCAGCAACGGCGCGCGTCCGATACCCAAACACGAGTGCGACGGAAAAGCCAACTTCGATGGCGATCGCCACACCGTACGCCAAGTCGGGCCACGGCAATCCGTTGGCGGCAATGTATGCCTTAGTGCCGGCAGGGTTGGCGAGCTTGCCGAAGCCGCTCGACAAAAAGAGCGCACTCATCAGGAGCCGCCCGAGCGTCGCTGAGAAAGCGGGAGTCTTGATCAAAGGTTCACCTTGTGGATCATCAAAAATCGATTAATCAGCGCCCGTGCTGAACGCCTCCTTTCGGTACTCACGCATGTCGGTCCGCGTGGCATGCCGCGCAACCTTCGACCGCAAGCTCCGGCTCGCGGGCTACCGGCATGAGTTTTGCGCACCGCCCTTGGAGTAGCCCGAGCGCTCCAGTCGAAGCCGCGGCGAGGATCGTCGGGACCGCCGCAGCGAGCAGCGTCTGCTGGGTGTTCGCGCCATGCGCGACCAGAAACCCACCAGTCACGGGTCCCAGCACCGCGCCGAGCCGGCCAACGCCCGATGCCCAGCCGGTGCCAGTCCCCCGCGCGTGGGTCGGATAAAGTGCGGCCGCGAGCGCGTTGAGCCCCGACTGCCCGCCCAGCACGCAAAAGCCGGCGATCGCGACCGCCAGAGTCGACGCCGGCGTGGCCTCGTGAAAATGGCTGATGCCCGCAATCGCCGCGCCACCCGCAACGAAGTTGCAGAACATCACAGGCCCGAATCCGCGCCTGTCGATCAAGACCCCGAGGACAAGATTCCCGGCCAGACCACCAAGCCAAAGTGCGGTGCCGGCGAGCACTGCGCTGCCCGTCGATAAACCCGTGCCGCTCATCAGCACAGGAATCCATGTGGCGAGGAAGTACGCGCACAACATGTTCGCGAAATAGGCGAACCACAACAGCAAGGTGCACGCGATGCGTCCTTCGCCCAACAGCGCGGCCCATGGGCGACGTGGGCGATCTTGCAGGCTGGTGGAAGAGCGCGATGTCGGAGCGGTACTCGTCTGATCGAGACCGAGACGTCGCAGCAAGTCGTGTGTGTGTCGATTGCTCGAACGTTTCAATAAGCTGAACTGAAGCGATTCAGGCAGTGAAAACAGCATGACTGTCGTCACCCCACCGGTAAGCAGCGCCCCCGCACAGAACACGCCACGCCAACCGAACGGTGGAATGACCCACGCCGATATGGCGCCGCCCAACACCCCGCCGACGATGTAGCCCGACGACACCACCATTAGCAACGTCACGCGAATGCGCGCCGGACTGTATTCGCCTGCGAGCGCGATCGCGTTGGGCACCACCGCGCCCATCCCGATGCCCGCCACGAAACGAATCGCCGTCAGCTCTCCGAGCGACGACGCAAGCGGCGTCACTCCCATGCAGACCGCGACCCACGCCATTGCCGCGATCAGTACCGGGCGGCGGCCGACGACGTCCGCGAGCGAGCCAAGCGCGAGCGACCCCGCAAACATCCCGAGCAGACCAGCGCCGAACGCCGGACCGAGCGCCGATCGCGCGACGTGCCAGTCCTTCACCAGCGCAGCCGCCGCATAGGACATGGTCTGGACGTCGTAGCCGTCGATCACCATGCACAACGCGCAAAGCGCCAATACCAGCCGTTGGAGCGTACCGACCGGACGCTCGTCTATCGTCGACGCTCCCGCGTCGATGGATGGCACAGCCATGGATATCTCCGATAGTTCAGTGCTCTGGTTCTCATGCGCTGACTGCCATCACGCTTTGTGCGCCCGGAAGTCCTTCTTACCTAATTTCGACGAATACGTCTGTTATGTGACACATTCGTCAATTCAAGGTCAAAATTTTTTGCGCCTAGCCGGCCGGCTCGCCGTGCAGACACTCGTATTCCCGCACCAGTTCGGGATCACGCTCGCGCAGGTCTTCGTGTGTGACACGGCCGGTTCTACGCATATAGTCGTACGCAAAGCTAATCGGATCGAGGTGCAGTTTTTCCGCGACTTTTTCATACCAGTCGAGGCTCCTTGCCGCCGCCATCTGAAACCGGTCGGAAGCTGGACGGCGCGCGCTTTCGAAGTGTGCAAACGCACCGCGAACATCGTCCGCATGCGCGCATACGCCTTCGAACAACGAGATCGCATCCTCCATTGCCATCCGCGTTCCCGAGCCGAGCGAAAAATGAACCGAACGTAGCGCGTCGCCGATCAGCACCACGTTGCCGCTCGTCCAGGTTTCGTTTTTCACTGTCACAGCCTCAAACCAGTTCGACTTGTTCGACAGCAGACCATGGCCGCCGAGGTCTTCCGCAAAGACCTGCTCGCAATACGCGCGGCTTTGCTCGTCGCTCATCTCCGACAGGCCCGCTCGTTCCCATGTCTGCGGGTCCGTCTCGATCAGGAACGTGCTCAGCCGCTCGCTGTATTGATAGCTGTGCGCGATAAAGACGCCCGTCGGCGTCTCACGGAAAATCAGCGAAACCGCTCCAAACAATTGCTGCGTGCCGTACCACGCGAACTTGTTGCGGCGGCGAACGAGCGATGGCCTGAATACCTCCGCGTCGCGCGAGCGCAGCCGGCTGTTGACGCCGTCGGCCACGACAACCATGCTTGCGTCGCGTAGCGTGTCGAGCTCGTCGATGCGCGTGTTGAACGACAGGTCCACGCCGACGCTCTGACATTCGCGATGCAGGAATTGCAGCAGCGCCAGACGCGCAACTCGCGAAAAGCGATTACCGCGCAACGTCACGTGCACGTCGCGATGGACGATTTCCATGTGGTCCGACAGCACGTGGCCGGCGGTAAAGCGCTCGCAGAACGCGGGATCGGATTGCTGCAGGAATGACAGCGCGACTTCCGAGAACACCACGCCCCAGCCGTAGGTCGCGTCCGCGGCATTCTGCTCGAACACGTGCACCGACCATTCTGGAAAGCGCTTCTTGACGAGATATGAGAAAAACAGCCCACCCGGACCGCCACCCACGACGTTGATATTCATGTTGTCCTCTGGGAATCAATGACCCGCCATGGCGGCTGCGTCGAGCAGCCGGGCGCGAAACGCCGGCGGAATGGGAATCGACGTCCGTTCTGCGCGAGCGACACAAATCGGACTTAACTTTGCAGAAAAGACCGCGTTGCCGTCCAAATCGGTGGCTTCGATCGCGAGGTCGAACGAACGCTCGCGGACCTCCGTCACATTCAGCGTCATGTCAAAGTGAACGTCGGGCCGCAAGCTGCGGTTGAACACGAAGCTGAGCGCCTTGACCGGGGTGCCGAAGCCCAGCCCGTTCTTGCCGGACTCCACCGGTTTGCCCAGCAAAGACGCGTAGAAACGATCGGCGAGCGAAATCACGTACTCGCTGAAATTGACCGTGTACACGACGCCGGCGGGGTCGCATTCGCCCCATTTAACGCAGCGTCGCACGACGAACGGTTGCACGCTCAATAGCCACTCGGAGGGTGCGGAATCGAAGCCAGGCGCGCTCATTCAAGCCCCCGCAGTGACTTCGGCTGCGAGCTTGTCGGCAATCCACTTACGCATCGCCGGCTTGTCGACCTTGCCGACGCGTGTCAGCGGAAACGCGTCGACGACTTCGATCCGCTCGGGACACTTGTATTTGGCCAGCCCTTGCGAGGTGAGGAATTCGATCATTTGCGCGACGTCCGGCGCCGGCTGGCCAGCGCGCGCGACGATGAATGCGCAGCCCTTTTCGCCATACATCGGATCCGGCATCGCCACCAGCTTTGCGTCGAGCACCGCCGGATGACGGCTTAAGAAGGACTCGACTTCCTCGCAGCCGATCTTCTCGCCGCCTCGATTGATGTTGTCGCGCATGCGGCCTTCAAACGAATAGCAGGTCACGCCATCGACGTCATGTGCACGCATCATGTCGCCGCTGCGGAAAAAACCTTCACCGGTAAGCGCGGTCGCATTGATGTCAGGCGCGTTGTAATAGCCACGCAGGCTGGACGGCCCGCGGAAGCAGAGTTCCCCCATTTCGCCCGGTGCAACCGGGCGCTCGCTTTCCGGATCGAGCAGCATGATCTCGTCGAACGCACAGCCGGAAAAGCCTTGGGTATGGTGGCGGATGAACGCGTCGGCGTCCGGCGCCGAACCCAGCAGCAGACCTTCTGTCGTGCCGTATAAGTTCGAACACGGAACTCCCAGGAAGCTTTCGAGGCTATCCGCGCGCGACATGCAGAAGAATCCCTTCAGCGACGACAAATCCGATTCGAGCACCTGTGGGCTGGCCATCAACTGTGGCGCGACCGGGCCGATCGACACTGCATGCGTCACGCGGTGACGCTCAATCAACTGCGCCATCCGCACCACGTCGACCTTCGGCATCAGCACCGTGGTCTGACCGAGCAGAATCGTCGGCACGATCGCGTACAGATGGGCAGCGTTGTGCAGGAGGGGCAAGGACCAGATCACGGTGGCACTTTTGCCGGCGTGGATGTGCGTGGCCCACGCGGCGGCGTGCGCGAGATACTCCGCATGAAACCTAGGGATAATCTTCGGCACGCCCGTGGTGCCGCCCGATAACTGGAAGCTCAGCACGTCCTCGGAGCCGAGGCGCACCGCATCGAGCGTCGTTCGAGCCGTCTCAAGGGTGTGGGATTCCAACAGCGCGGTCATCGAGTGAGCGCCCTCGGGCACCGTACCGCGAGCGACGATCAATCGGGTCAGCGACGGATGCATATCGCACATCCGCCCCGCAAACCCGACCAGATCGAAGTGGCCTAGGTCGCCTTGCACGAAATAAGCCTGCGGCTGGCTCAATTCAGCGAGCTTGCCAATCTCCACCTCGCGATACTGCGGCAGCGAGCAGACAGGCACGATGCCGCTGCGGTAGCACGCGCACAACGCGATCACTGTGTCGATCGTGGTGCCCATCTGGAACAAGGCTCGCGAGCCGGGCTTCAGCCCCAGATTGAACAACGCCGCCGCAAAGCGCGTGCTCAGTTCGTCAAGCGCCCGAAATGTGATGCTGCGCTCATCGCTGATAAAAGCGAGCTTATCGGGAATGCGCCGTGCGGTCGCTTGCAGCGCTTCCCCGAAAGTGGAATCGATCCACGCGCCCTCCTCCAGGTAGCGGCGCGCAACGTCGGGGTTGCCATAGTTCACCCCATCGATGGGGTAGTGGATGCCAGCCATGTGTTTCGTCTCCGGTCTTGCTTTGCTATTTCTGCTCGACAATCCGCACGCGGTCCTTGTCGAAGGTCTCGATGCGTCCGCGCAGGCCGCCCGTGAAGAGGCCGTACCACACTGCAGGCTTCAAACCGAGCGCCTTACGGTCGAATTCGATGGGCGTATCCGATTCAATCAGGTAGTAGCCGGGCGTTGGCTGTGAGACCCGGCACGCCGCGTCGCCCCGCGCGGCGGCGACGACGCTCGCGAACTCCGCCAGCGCCGGCACGAAAATGCCGGGGCCGTCGATTTCGATGTTGCATAGATCGCTCAACAAGCGGCCCTTTTCCTGCCAGACGGTGTCGATCTGTTCGACATCGGCGGCCTGCCGATGTGCCGCTTCTTCAGCCTCGATCGCTGCTTCGAGTGTGAGCGCCGCGTCTTGCGCATCCAGCGCCTGGAGCGGGCGCAGTTTCACAGTGATCTCAATGAAATAGCCGTTCGGATCGCGAAAATAGATGGATTCGATGACTTCATGCCGAGTCGTCGCGGACACCTCGATCCCCTTCTCCTCCAGCATGGCTTTCCACTCAAGCAATTGATCGGTGCTTTCGGCGAGCCAGGCCGTATGTGTCGCGTCAAACAGGTGATCGTCCGGTGTCGGCCGCATCTGCACTCGCTCCTGCGGCTTCGGTTCGCCGAGGTAGTAGAAGAATGCGATGGTGCTGCCGTTGCCGCTATCAAAGAAGAAATGCAGGAAGTCGGGGTGCGTTTCCGGCCCCCAGCCCCGGGCCGAGATGGTGTGCACGAGCGGGAGACCGAGTGTGTCCCGGTAAAACTCGACCGTCTCCTTCAACTTCCATGTCGGACGCGCCGTGTGGTCGACGCCGGCGAGCCTGAGCAATGCGGATTGATTCATTTGCGAAGTCCCTCAACTTACAAGAATGAGCGTTCGTGCAGCCATGCGCCAATCTCGCGAGACGCGGCGTAGCGGCCCGCCTCCTCGCCCGCAGCGAGCGGTCTGCCGTGGTGGTCGCCGCGCAGGCGCAAGTGTGTCTTGTCGTCCGAGCCGACGCACTCGAAGATCTGCGCTATCGACTGCGGGAAAGTGGTCTGGTCACCGGTGTATTCGACGAGAAGCGACGGCACCACGACGTCCGGAACAGTCTTTTCCAGCGCTGCATTCGAGCTCAGGCCCGACCAGGTCGACAGCCACGCCTCCGGGGCACATAACCGTCCGAAGCCCACGGATCCGAAATTGGACGTCACCGGATTGGGCGACCACAGCGAGCCTGGCGCCCGGTCCGAAGGATCGAGCGTCAGGTCCAGGCATCGCAGGTCGGCATCGGTGCGCCATACGGTCATGATCGACGTGTGGTTTGCCTCTATCTTCTGGCGCCGCGTCGCGTCGCCGCGCTTCACCGCCTGCCGAGCGCTTTGCCGCACGGCAATCAATTGCCGCGCCCGTTCGTCGAGGTGCGCTACACGTTGCCGTTGCGCGTCGCGGTAACGCTCGACAAAGCCCGCGTCGTAGCGCGTCTCGCCTGGCACGCGCGAGTAGCCGTTAGCGGGATTGAACGGATTCAGGCTGTCGTCGATAGAAAGCGGATCGTCTTCGTCAGTCACCGACGGATCGATGCACCCGAGCAGCAAGCGCCCTTGCCCGGGGTGCGGCGCGAGAAGGATCATGCCGTCCACAGTGGGCAAAGTCGCTTCAGCCAATTGCGAAGGCCGGCCACCAGGCGTGCGCGCAATGCGCCTACCGGCCGGCAATTGCGACTGTTGGATGTAGAAACTGTAAAGCCCCGCTCCACCGGAATTGCCGAGCAGCACGATGCGCTCGAAGCCGACTTCCCGCAGGTAGCGGATGCCCGCCGCCACGTCGTGCAGCGCGATTTCGTGTTCGAGTCGCAAGTCGTTTCCGACCGAGCGCGCAGCCTGCGCCCAGACTGCTGCACCCGAGCGCAGCAAGCCGGGAATCATGTAGTGAAACGTGAAATTTTCGCGGGGATGCATCAGACACACCACCGTCTTCGCGGGCGCACCGACGTACAGCACGCCGCTCGTCGCGGCGCCGTCTTCGGTGCGCAGCGTCACGCTGGTTTGCCGGGCCGAGAGCGGTAACGCCTCGGGAAACCAGTCAATCGTCAACGCGGGCGCCTGCTCCACGCCCATCCCGCCGGACCTGATGCTCATGAGTCTGTCTCCGTGCCATTTGACGTTAGTATATGTTTTTTGACGCATACGTCAAATTCTTTGCAAAAAAATATTCACCCTTGTTTTGGCGCTTTTTCGATCATCAGGGATAGATGATCGAGGTCCTCGCGCAGCAGCCCCAACGCTTCGGATACGCCGCCGCTCTTCAATCGACGATCGCCCGGGCGCAGCACGGATTGGACGGCCAGTTCGGCGATCGTGTCGGCGATCTCGGTCGCGCTCTTCGCGCCGTCGGGCCTGTACCAGAACGCGGGCCAGCTGCACATGCCGATCATCGTGAACGCGGCAATTCTCGCGTCGACGACGCGAAAGACGCCGGCCTTCACTCCCGCTTCGATTGCAGCCGTGAAGTTGTTCAGGACCGCGCGCTTCGCATCTTCATTCGCCCGGTACGCGCGATCCGGCAACTGATGCTCGGTGCGGTCTATCACCCGGAACTGGTTGTGATGCGTGAGGATCAGCATCGTGTGCTGATGGACGAGCGCGCGCAATCGCTCCTGTGGGTCACCATCGATTTCGGACGCGACGCGAGTCGAGAGACGCTTGGCCTGCAACGTCACTTCTTCGACGAGCGCGGTGAGGATTTCGTCTTTGTTCTTGTAGTAGTAATAGACCGCCGTACGCGTCACGCCCAGTGCCTCAGCGATCTCTTGCATCGATGCGCCGCCGAAACCCTTCTGGATGAAGAGCTGCGCTGCCGCGTTCAGGATCTGTTCTTTTTGCGCTTCAGCATTGACCTTCGCCACGAAAGACTCCCATTGTCCGATGCCGCCAACGTGGTCGCGTCTGGTCGTGAAGCGCACGGACCTCCGGTTGACGGCTGGGCGATTGTACCGCTGAAGCCTCCAAGAAAGCACCGCAAGCCATTTCCAACGACAAAGGCACAGGCAGGGGCGGCGATCTCGCAAGCCGGCGAATCCAGTCTGCCGTTGCAATACCGACGCCGTCACCGAGTTGCTGTCAGGTCCGCCGGCGTATCGGTCGTCGCCGAAAAACACGCAACTTCGACACGCCGGGCGAGCGATTTCACCAATCCGTTGCATCGACCAGTCGAATCCGCAAACTGTTTGCGGCCTCACCGATGCGGATGTCTGAATCTCAGGTTTGGCCGAACTGCAGTCCGAAGCCTCCCCTGCTCCGCCACCCACAACTACCTCGTTGGGGCTGGCCGCGATAAGGCAGAGGATTGTTAGCGAAGCACAGACGGCGCAACTGGCCCGCATTGGCACGACGTGCGGGCCGTCTGTGCTTGGCTAACAATTCTTTGAGCTAAACCGCTCCACAGACGGTTGGGCTATGTGCGTTGAATCGAAGCACGCATGTGGTGTTCACGACGACCGTATTCGCAGCGCCCGGGACGAACAGCTCGCGGCCCGCTTTGGGAAAGGAATACCTGCACAACGCAAGGGATGACGAGACGACGCGGAGTGTCTCAGGCGAGGGTGCGCGACATCTGGCCGAGCGTATCCCAGGGCGCCGGCGGGAGGCGGAGGGGTCGGTGTTGCGAGCGAGCGGATCGGGATTCATCGGGGACTCGCCGGTGGCGCGCGCGGCGCCGCATAGGGCAACAAGTGGTCGATGCACAGCATGCGCCCGCGCGAACACACTGGACAGACGTAGAGCGAGCGGCCTGTGAGTTCCGCGTAGCGGTCGCGATAGTCAAGTTCGGGCGCGTCGCAGGCTTCGCTGGTTGGCTCGACGTTGAGCAGATCACGGCATACGGTCAGCCGAGACTCACGCAGGCGATTGCTGAGCAAGCCGTAGTGACGGATGCGTTGTAGCCCGCGCGGCAACACATGCAGCAGGAAGCGCCGGATGAATTCGTGGGCGTCCAGATGCATCACGCGCGGCCTGCCCGGATGACGATAGTCCTTCCAGCGGAACGTGACGCGCCCGTCGGTCTGGCCGACGAGGCGGTTGTTGGAGATCGCGACGCGGTGTGTGTAGCGGCCGAGATAGTCGAGGACCTGCTGCGGGCCGCCAAACGGCTCCTTAGCGTAGACAACCCATTCGGCGTGCCGCGGACCGGCAAGATAGCGAGCAAACTCGCGTCGTTCCGCCAGGTGCACGAGCGAGGAGAAGAACCGCAGTTCGCCCACGTCGAAGGCATGCTGCAATCGCTCGAGGAACAGTCGCCGGAACAGACGCGAAAGCACCCGCACGGGCAGGAAGAAACCAGGTTTGCAGGCCACCCAGCGGCTGCCGTCGGCAGCGAGGCCACCGCCCGGGACGACGCAGTGCAGATGGGGATGATGCACAAGATTCTGCCCCCACGTGTGCAGGATCGCGATGAAACCGATCGTTGCACCGAGATGGCGTGGGTCGGCCGCGATCGTGTGCAGCGTTTCGGCCGTGGCCTGGAACAGGATGTCGTAGACCACCCGCTTGTTCTGGAAGGCGATCGACGCGATCTGCTCGGGGATGGTGAAGACCACGTGGAAGTACGGCACGGGCAGCAGGTCGGCTTGGCGGTCCTCGAGCCATTGCGCGCGGGCGAGCGACTGGCACTTCGGACAGTGCCGGTTACCACAGGAGTTATAGGCGATGCGCTGATGTCCACAGGTGTCG comes from Trinickia violacea and encodes:
- a CDS encoding porin, with protein sequence MKRICSAIFLGGVACSAHAQSSVSLYGILDLGVTYVNNTQTGRAGRGLTGGHQFALTDGTSTGMSGSRWGVRGVEDLGGGLKALFVLENGFNANNGALAQGGAEFGRQVYVGLQNNVGTVKLGRQYDPYVDYLQPLAVVGQWAGYMGTHPDDLDNLANTNRINNAIKFATLNYRGFSAEAAYSFGGAAGNVTQDQIWSAGAGYSGGPITIGVGYLNARDPNISFFGNTPNKGGVTVDNMGAFGTTTSAQMNPVFAGYASAKTQQIAGLGAAYAVSQTTFGVVVTNTRFESLGSSSGPNPLGYTGTAEFTNVELSVSSRVSPTLLFGTAFDYTKRNSVDGDGGAKYLQLDFGGDYNLSKRTDVYAFAVMQRASGRDSLGQPAVASISGFSPSATNKQIGFRLALRHRF
- a CDS encoding DoxX family protein is translated as MIKTPAFSATLGRLLMSALFLSSGFGKLANPAGTKAYIAANGLPWPDLAYGVAIAIEVGFSVALVFGYRTRAVAAVMAIFTLVTGLAFHNNLSDSHQVINLLKNIAIVGGFLQVIVLGAGALSLDAFLASRRPPAQP
- a CDS encoding MFS transporter, which codes for MAVPSIDAGASTIDERPVGTLQRLVLALCALCMVIDGYDVQTMSYAAAALVKDWHVARSALGPAFGAGLLGMFAGSLALGSLADVVGRRPVLIAAMAWVAVCMGVTPLASSLGELTAIRFVAGIGMGAVVPNAIALAGEYSPARIRVTLLMVVSSGYIVGGVLGGAISAWVIPPFGWRGVFCAGALLTGGVTTVMLFSLPESLQFSLLKRSSNRHTHDLLRRLGLDQTSTAPTSRSSTSLQDRPRRPWAALLGEGRIACTLLLWFAYFANMLCAYFLATWIPVLMSGTGLSTGSAVLAGTALWLGGLAGNLVLGVLIDRRGFGPVMFCNFVAGGAAIAGISHFHEATPASTLAVAIAGFCVLGGQSGLNALAAALYPTHARGTGTGWASGVGRLGAVLGPVTGGFLVAHGANTQQTLLAAAVPTILAAASTGALGLLQGRCAKLMPVAREPELAVEGCAACHADRHA
- a CDS encoding FAD-dependent monooxygenase, with amino-acid sequence MNINVVGGGPGGLFFSYLVKKRFPEWSVHVFEQNAADATYGWGVVFSEVALSFLQQSDPAFCERFTAGHVLSDHMEIVHRDVHVTLRGNRFSRVARLALLQFLHRECQSVGVDLSFNTRIDELDTLRDASMVVVADGVNSRLRSRDAEVFRPSLVRRRNKFAWYGTQQLFGAVSLIFRETPTGVFIAHSYQYSERLSTFLIETDPQTWERAGLSEMSDEQSRAYCEQVFAEDLGGHGLLSNKSNWFEAVTVKNETWTSGNVVLIGDALRSVHFSLGSGTRMAMEDAISLFEGVCAHADDVRGAFAHFESARRPASDRFQMAAARSLDWYEKVAEKLHLDPISFAYDYMRRTGRVTHEDLRERDPELVREYECLHGEPAG
- a CDS encoding acyl-CoA thioesterase, whose amino-acid sequence is MQPFVVRRCVKWGECDPAGVVYTVNFSEYVISLADRFYASLLGKPVESGKNGLGFGTPVKALSFVFNRSLRPDVHFDMTLNVTEVRERSFDLAIEATDLDGNAVFSAKLSPICVARAERTSIPIPPAFRARLLDAAAMAGH
- a CDS encoding AMP-binding protein, encoding MAGIHYPIDGVNYGNPDVARRYLEEGAWIDSTFGEALQATARRIPDKLAFISDERSITFRALDELSTRFAAALFNLGLKPGSRALFQMGTTIDTVIALCACYRSGIVPVCSLPQYREVEIGKLAELSQPQAYFVQGDLGHFDLVGFAGRMCDMHPSLTRLIVARGTVPEGAHSMTALLESHTLETARTTLDAVRLGSEDVLSFQLSGGTTGVPKIIPRFHAEYLAHAAAWATHIHAGKSATVIWSLPLLHNAAHLYAIVPTILLGQTTVLMPKVDVVRMAQLIERHRVTHAVSIGPVAPQLMASPQVLESDLSSLKGFFCMSRADSLESFLGVPCSNLYGTTEGLLLGSAPDADAFIRHHTQGFSGCAFDEIMLLDPESERPVAPGEMGELCFRGPSSLRGYYNAPDINATALTGEGFFRSGDMMRAHDVDGVTCYSFEGRMRDNINRGGEKIGCEEVESFLSRHPAVLDAKLVAMPDPMYGEKGCAFIVARAGQPAPDVAQMIEFLTSQGLAKYKCPERIEVVDAFPLTRVGKVDKPAMRKWIADKLAAEVTAGA
- a CDS encoding VOC family protein; this encodes MNQSALLRLAGVDHTARPTWKLKETVEFYRDTLGLPLVHTISARGWGPETHPDFLHFFFDSGNGSTIAFFYYLGEPKPQERVQMRPTPDDHLFDATHTAWLAESTDQLLEWKAMLEEKGIEVSATTRHEVIESIYFRDPNGYFIEITVKLRPLQALDAQDAALTLEAAIEAEEAAHRQAADVEQIDTVWQEKGRLLSDLCNIEIDGPGIFVPALAEFASVVAAARGDAACRVSQPTPGYYLIESDTPIEFDRKALGLKPAVWYGLFTGGLRGRIETFDKDRVRIVEQK
- a CDS encoding alpha/beta hydrolase, translating into MSIRSGGMGVEQAPALTIDWFPEALPLSARQTSVTLRTEDGAATSGVLYVGAPAKTVVCLMHPRENFTFHYMIPGLLRSGAAVWAQAARSVGNDLRLEHEIALHDVAAGIRYLREVGFERIVLLGNSGGAGLYSFYIQQSQLPAGRRIARTPGGRPSQLAEATLPTVDGMILLAPHPGQGRLLLGCIDPSVTDEDDPLSIDDSLNPFNPANGYSRVPGETRYDAGFVERYRDAQRQRVAHLDERARQLIAVRQSARQAVKRGDATRRQKIEANHTSIMTVWRTDADLRCLDLTLDPSDRAPGSLWSPNPVTSNFGSVGFGRLCAPEAWLSTWSGLSSNAALEKTVPDVVVPSLLVEYTGDQTTFPQSIAQIFECVGSDDKTHLRLRGDHHGRPLAAGEEAGRYAASREIGAWLHERSFL
- a CDS encoding TetR/AcrR family transcriptional regulator — translated: MAKVNAEAQKEQILNAAAQLFIQKGFGGASMQEIAEALGVTRTAVYYYYKNKDEILTALVEEVTLQAKRLSTRVASEIDGDPQERLRALVHQHTMLILTHHNQFRVIDRTEHQLPDRAYRANEDAKRAVLNNFTAAIEAGVKAGVFRVVDARIAAFTMIGMCSWPAFWYRPDGAKSATEIADTIAELAVQSVLRPGDRRLKSGGVSEALGLLREDLDHLSLMIEKAPKQG
- a CDS encoding IS91 family transposase, with the translated sequence MMRAALELADVLRRHGPTYREVHADSLSREQRRVMSAIEQCRTAALGGHVEQCDTCGHQRIAYNSCGNRHCPKCQSLARAQWLEDRQADLLPVPYFHVVFTIPEQIASIAFQNKRVVYDILFQATAETLHTIAADPRHLGATIGFIAILHTWGQNLVHHPHLHCVVPGGGLAADGSRWVACKPGFFLPVRVLSRLFRRLFLERLQHAFDVGELRFFSSLVHLAERREFARYLAGPRHAEWVVYAKEPFGGPQQVLDYLGRYTHRVAISNNRLVGQTDGRVTFRWKDYRHPGRPRVMHLDAHEFIRRFLLHVLPRGLQRIRHYGLLSNRLRESRLTVCRDLLNVEPTSEACDAPELDYRDRYAELTGRSLYVCPVCSRGRMLCIDHLLPYAAPRAPPASPR